Proteins co-encoded in one Natronorubrum daqingense genomic window:
- a CDS encoding HTH domain-containing protein — translation MSKLATPAVEERESATDCRGSQSALEEMYPASKLVYLVLDREGPLTTKELATETHLTRRTVNQHTKYLRQADYVNSRPKLLNPNENVHALADRRDGTSTELGTELNTVGGDHDGQ, via the coding sequence ATGTCTAAGCTGGCCACGCCGGCTGTCGAGGAGCGAGAGTCTGCCACCGATTGTCGTGGTAGTCAGTCAGCACTCGAGGAGATGTACCCCGCATCGAAACTCGTCTATCTCGTCCTCGATCGAGAGGGCCCACTCACGACGAAGGAACTGGCGACAGAGACACACCTGACGCGGAGGACGGTCAATCAGCACACGAAATACCTGCGACAAGCGGACTATGTGAATAGTCGGCCCAAACTCCTGAACCCGAACGAAAACGTGCACGCCCTCGCCGATCGACGTGACGGGACGTCTACCGAACTTGGCACCGAACTCAACACAGTTGGCGGTGATCACGATGGTCAGTGA
- a CDS encoding DUF5658 family protein, whose amino-acid sequence MSVRDGSRTRLTWPAIGTDRETPLLETAVARAVIATLAWAFLVLAAFADVFTTVYGLGIGAHETNPVGRMLFFDHGIAAAAAFKLAVIGLVAGASVAIYGLERRYLSGPPVWWLYYPALVATIWMGAAAWNALLLAGVVR is encoded by the coding sequence ATGAGTGTCCGGGACGGGTCCCGTACCCGGCTCACGTGGCCGGCGATCGGCACCGATCGAGAGACACCACTCCTCGAGACGGCCGTCGCCCGCGCGGTTATCGCGACGCTCGCGTGGGCGTTCCTGGTCCTCGCAGCGTTCGCCGACGTGTTCACAACCGTCTACGGTCTCGGGATAGGCGCACACGAGACGAACCCTGTCGGTCGGATGCTATTCTTCGATCACGGGATCGCTGCAGCCGCGGCGTTCAAACTCGCCGTGATCGGCCTCGTCGCAGGTGCCTCGGTCGCTATCTATGGACTCGAGCGTCGGTATCTGAGTGGGCCACCCGTCTGGTGGTTGTATTATCCAGCGCTCGTCGCGACGATCTGGATGGGGGCAGCCGCCTGGAACGCACTGTTGCTCGCTGGGGTGGTTCGATGA